A part of Pseudomonadota bacterium genomic DNA contains:
- the dksA gene encoding RNA polymerase-binding protein DksA: MKVELSKDYRPSEDEPFMNPRQREYFRRKLLQWREDLLKESKETLEHLRIENGQEADIADRASLETDRSIELRTRDRERKLIAKIDEALLRIETGTYGYCVETREPISLSRLEARPIATLGLDAQERHERMEKTHRDD, encoded by the coding sequence ATGAAGGTTGAGCTTTCCAAAGACTACCGCCCATCCGAAGACGAACCGTTCATGAATCCCCGCCAGAGGGAATATTTCCGCCGTAAGCTCTTGCAGTGGCGAGAGGATCTCCTGAAGGAATCGAAGGAGACTCTTGAGCATTTGCGGATCGAAAACGGTCAGGAAGCCGATATTGCGGACCGCGCCTCCCTTGAAACGGACCGTTCGATCGAACTGCGGACCCGAGATCGCGAGCGTAAGCTGATCGCAAAGATCGATGAAGCGCTTCTCCGGATCGAAACTGGCACCTATGGCTATTGCGTCGAGACGCGGGAGCCGATCAGCCTCAGTCGACTGGAGGCGCGCCCAATTGCCACGCTTGGTCTTGATGCTCAGGAACGTCACGAAAGAATGGAAAAGACCCACCGGGACGATTAG
- the flgH gene encoding flagellar basal body L-ring protein FlgH: MCAKGRVRFFRLLGVLPVALALAGCKTLTRLSEVGEEPRLTEIQNPVQQPNYQPVSLPMPAVEISRHENSLWRPGARAFFKDQRAARTGDILTVTITIADNANVSNTTSRSRTTAEDASLPKILGYENSLSKILPETVDPTKLVEADSSSTSSGTGSVNRSETINLKVAAVVNQVLPNGNLVIQGRQEIRINYEVRELLINGVVRPEDITASNTISYEKVAEARITYGGRGHLSDVQQPRYGTQVYDVLFPF; this comes from the coding sequence ATGTGCGCTAAGGGACGAGTGCGGTTCTTCCGGCTTCTTGGTGTCCTGCCGGTGGCCCTGGCGCTTGCCGGCTGCAAGACGCTGACGCGATTGTCGGAGGTCGGCGAAGAACCAAGGCTTACCGAAATCCAGAACCCGGTTCAGCAACCGAACTACCAGCCGGTGAGTCTGCCGATGCCGGCGGTGGAAATCAGCCGGCACGAAAATTCCCTCTGGCGACCAGGCGCGCGCGCCTTTTTCAAGGACCAGCGGGCGGCACGGACCGGCGATATCCTGACCGTCACAATCACGATTGCCGACAACGCTAACGTTTCCAACACGACATCGCGCAGTCGCACGACAGCGGAGGATGCATCCCTTCCGAAAATCCTCGGCTATGAGAACAGCCTGAGCAAAATACTGCCGGAAACGGTAGACCCCACGAAACTCGTCGAGGCCGACAGCTCGTCAACTTCTTCGGGCACCGGTTCCGTCAACCGTAGCGAAACGATCAATCTCAAGGTTGCCGCCGTCGTGAATCAAGTGCTTCCGAACGGGAACCTCGTGATTCAAGGGCGCCAGGAGATTCGGATCAATTACGAAGTCCGTGAACTCTTGATCAACGGAGTCGTGCGCCCGGAGGACATTACCGCCTCGAATACGATCAGCTATGAAAAAGTCGCCGAGGCGCGCATCACCTATGGCGGCCGCGGGCATCTCTCCGATGTCCAGCAGCCGCGCTACGGAACACAGGTATACGACGTTCTCTTCCCCTTCTGA
- the flgA gene encoding flagellar basal body P-ring formation chaperone FlgA: MKQFTVTAFFLAVGAMLASAAWSQPLLRDHVFIEEDVIRLGDLFTDAGEKGEITIAKAPAPGAQIVLDADRLYRIAKAYRLPWQMQSRFDRIVIERTSTAVPREEILEALRDSLNAQGLPEEAKIEIANANLQIHVPANQPATIAVKYLQYDKRTQYFSALMVSPANDPLAKEFQVSGRAYATIPIPVLREHANAGDIIRKEDIKWIQMRADRVSSNAVTSAEGLIGNTPRRVIMAGKSIPRNDVRPPVLVAKGDTVTITYETPSMTLRTKGRAMDVGGQNDTIRVMNTQSKFIVDATVTGRNMVSVDSRGPIATSGGTGYVR, encoded by the coding sequence ATGAAGCAATTTACGGTAACCGCTTTTTTCTTAGCAGTCGGCGCGATGCTGGCAAGCGCGGCCTGGAGCCAACCCCTGTTGCGGGATCACGTCTTCATCGAAGAGGACGTTATCCGGCTCGGCGATCTTTTCACCGACGCCGGCGAGAAAGGGGAAATCACGATCGCCAAGGCGCCCGCACCAGGTGCGCAGATCGTCCTCGATGCCGATCGGCTCTACCGTATCGCGAAGGCCTATCGGCTGCCTTGGCAGATGCAGTCGCGCTTCGATCGCATCGTTATCGAACGCACCAGCACTGCCGTACCCCGAGAGGAAATCCTGGAAGCCCTCCGCGACAGCCTCAACGCACAAGGCCTTCCGGAAGAGGCAAAGATCGAGATCGCGAACGCGAACCTGCAGATCCACGTTCCGGCCAACCAACCGGCGACCATTGCCGTGAAATACCTTCAATACGACAAACGGACTCAGTATTTCTCGGCGCTCATGGTCTCCCCGGCAAACGACCCTCTGGCGAAAGAATTCCAGGTAAGCGGTCGCGCCTATGCCACCATACCTATTCCGGTCTTACGCGAGCACGCCAACGCCGGGGATATCATCCGCAAGGAAGACATCAAATGGATTCAGATGCGGGCGGACCGGGTTAGTTCGAACGCCGTGACGTCGGCGGAGGGTCTCATCGGAAACACGCCGCGGCGGGTGATCATGGCCGGAAAATCGATTCCCAGAAACGACGTTCGCCCGCCAGTTCTTGTCGCCAAGGGTGATACCGTGACCATAACCTATGAGACGCCCTCCATGACCTTGAGAACGAAAGGGCGCGCGATGGACGTCGGCGGCCAGAACGATACGATTCGCGTCATGAATACGCAGAGCAAATTTATCGTCGATGCAACCGTCACGGGGCGGAATATGGTCAGCGTCGATAGCCGCGGACCGATCGCAACAAGCGGGGGAACGGGTTATGTGCGCTAA
- the flgG gene encoding flagellar basal-body rod protein FlgG: protein MSALDIAATGMLAQQLNVEVIANNIANLNTTAYKRQRPEFQDLLYQDLKLVGSSSSDNGTIDASGIQLGTGVKTGTVYRITSQGNMVSTENTLDLAIEGKGYFQIELPSGAIAYTRAGSLQLSPSREIVNADGFRVLPGITIASDVMQVTVNASGEVLVQVSGQTSPQNVGQLELATFPNEAGLQAVGGNLFLESASSGSPTTGTPGSTGFGTVLQGFLESSNVNMVTEITTLIAAQRAYEMNSKVIQTADEMMQAANQVT, encoded by the coding sequence ATGAGCGCTCTTGACATTGCAGCAACCGGGATGCTGGCGCAACAGCTCAACGTTGAGGTAATAGCGAACAACATCGCCAACCTCAATACGACGGCCTACAAGCGCCAACGCCCGGAATTCCAGGATCTGCTTTACCAGGACCTGAAGCTCGTCGGTTCAAGTTCGAGCGATAATGGAACGATCGATGCCTCCGGCATTCAGCTTGGTACCGGCGTGAAGACCGGCACCGTCTACCGAATCACAAGCCAAGGCAATATGGTCAGCACAGAGAACACGCTCGATCTAGCGATCGAAGGGAAAGGTTATTTCCAGATCGAACTGCCGAGCGGCGCGATCGCCTATACCCGGGCGGGGTCCCTACAGCTTAGTCCGAGTCGCGAGATCGTGAACGCGGATGGCTTCCGGGTGTTGCCCGGTATTACGATCGCCTCCGACGTGATGCAAGTAACCGTCAACGCGAGCGGCGAAGTGTTGGTTCAGGTGTCGGGGCAGACAAGCCCACAGAACGTCGGTCAGCTTGAACTAGCCACTTTTCCGAACGAGGCCGGCCTTCAAGCCGTCGGCGGAAATCTGTTTCTTGAAAGCGCGTCCTCGGGCAGTCCCACCACCGGCACGCCCGGTTCCACCGGCTTTGGAACCGTTCTTCAGGGTTTTCTCGAATCCTCGAACGTCAACATGGTGACGGAAATCACCACCCTGATTGCGGCTCAACGCGCCTATGAAATGAACTCAAAAGTTATCCAGACGGCCGACGAGATGATGCAGGCGGCCAACCAGGTGACCTAG
- the flgF gene encoding flagellar basal-body rod protein FlgF: MDTPALIGLSKQVLMKQQLSVIANNIANVSTVGFKGEQMLFAEYLSKAGQNEKISFVQGTGIVSNYAMGQLIDTTNSLDMAIEGRGYFAVETPLGTRYTRNGHFQLNELRQIVTSDGYPLLSSSNRPIVLGPNDREITIAHTGEISTESGLIGKVQTFQFDDENQLRRTENGLFSAPLQPKPADQAKILQGKLEQSNVEPISEVTKMIEIARAYESANKLIESENDRKRRAIQTLTQTN; this comes from the coding sequence ATGGATACGCCGGCTTTAATCGGCCTATCGAAACAAGTGCTCATGAAGCAGCAGCTTTCCGTCATCGCCAACAACATCGCGAACGTATCGACGGTGGGCTTCAAGGGCGAACAGATGCTGTTTGCCGAATATCTATCGAAGGCTGGCCAGAACGAAAAAATTTCCTTTGTCCAGGGGACCGGCATCGTCAGCAACTATGCGATGGGGCAATTGATCGATACGACGAACTCGCTGGACATGGCTATCGAAGGCAGGGGGTATTTCGCCGTCGAGACACCCCTCGGAACCCGCTATACGCGGAACGGACATTTTCAGCTGAACGAACTGCGACAAATCGTTACCTCCGATGGCTATCCGCTTCTTTCCAGCAGCAATCGGCCGATTGTGCTCGGGCCAAACGACCGCGAAATCACGATCGCCCACACAGGCGAGATTTCAACGGAAAGCGGCCTGATCGGAAAGGTCCAGACGTTCCAGTTCGACGACGAAAACCAGCTTCGCCGAACCGAAAACGGCCTTTTCAGCGCACCGCTTCAACCCAAACCCGCCGACCAGGCAAAAATTTTACAAGGCAAGCTCGAGCAGTCGAACGTCGAGCCCATTTCGGAAGTTACAAAGATGATTGAGATCGCCCGCGCCTACGAATCCGCCAACAAACTCATTGAAAGCGAAAACGATCGCAAGCGCCGCGCCATCCAGACTCTGACCCAGACGAACTAG
- a CDS encoding flagellar basal body-associated FliL family protein: protein MAKPEKGKKEIEAVEEAEAEASEEAKGEEGEQAEGEKEKKRLPGKKLILFYALPAVLAISIGAALAIILFDGPLSGGEAGSEKIAEKTAGESEPLKPAVFYEVPEILVNLNAKGRKASYLKISVSLELESSNDIPQIEAVLPRIVDKFQVYLRELRVEDLSGSAGMYRLREELLRRVVIAAEPAKVKDILFKEMLIQ from the coding sequence ATGGCAAAGCCCGAAAAGGGAAAAAAGGAGATCGAGGCGGTCGAAGAGGCCGAAGCGGAGGCTTCGGAGGAAGCCAAGGGAGAAGAGGGCGAGCAGGCAGAGGGGGAAAAGGAAAAGAAACGCCTGCCCGGCAAGAAGCTCATTCTCTTTTATGCCCTGCCGGCCGTGCTGGCGATCAGCATCGGGGCGGCGTTGGCGATTATCCTTTTTGATGGCCCCCTCTCCGGCGGGGAAGCAGGCTCGGAAAAAATTGCGGAAAAAACGGCTGGCGAGAGCGAGCCGTTGAAGCCAGCCGTCTTTTACGAGGTCCCGGAAATCCTCGTGAACCTGAATGCGAAGGGGAGAAAGGCCAGCTATCTGAAGATTAGCGTGAGTTTGGAACTCGAGAGCTCGAACGACATTCCGCAAATCGAAGCGGTCTTGCCGCGGATCGTCGACAAGTTCCAGGTTTACCTTCGGGAATTGCGCGTCGAAGACTTGAGCGGTTCGGCTGGCATGTATCGGCTGCGCGAGGAATTGCTGCGCAGGGTGGTTATCGCCGCCGAGCCGGCAAAGGTGAAGGACATTCTATTCAAAGAAATGTTGATTCAATAG
- the fliM gene encoding flagellar motor switch protein FliM, producing the protein MGNETKPAEAGASAEEQERLAAEWEAMAEGDDAGQADATGGEAISEQEREQETAAKTKARVLNQEEIDSLLGFDERDSESGDTGIKAIINSALVSYERLPMLEVVYDRLIRMLSTSLRNFTSDNVEVTIENITSVRFGDYLNSIPLPAMMGVYKAEEWDGYGLLTIDSALIYSIVDVLLGGRRGTTILRVEGRPYTTIERELVQRMVSIVLADLGAAFEPLNPVTFQFERLETNPRFATICRNSNAAILAVLRVDMEDRGGQMELVMPYATLEPIRELLLQMFLGEKFGRDTIWEEHLAGELWRTDVQIEAVLDEIQLSLRDVLNLKVGEQILLNATPESNVRVRCGDVQLFDGKIGRKGGHIAVQIGASKILKNNVHANGEKN; encoded by the coding sequence ATGGGAAACGAGACGAAACCCGCCGAAGCAGGCGCATCCGCCGAGGAGCAGGAACGCCTCGCGGCCGAATGGGAAGCCATGGCAGAGGGGGACGATGCGGGCCAGGCGGATGCAACGGGCGGAGAGGCGATTTCGGAGCAGGAGCGGGAGCAGGAGACGGCCGCCAAGACCAAGGCGCGCGTTCTCAACCAGGAAGAAATCGATTCGCTTCTTGGTTTCGATGAAAGGGACAGCGAATCCGGTGATACCGGCATCAAGGCAATTATCAATAGTGCGCTCGTTTCCTATGAGCGCCTGCCTATGCTGGAAGTCGTTTATGACCGGCTGATCCGGATGCTGTCGACGAGCCTTCGCAACTTCACATCCGACAACGTCGAAGTCACTATTGAAAACATCACGTCCGTTCGCTTCGGGGATTATTTGAATTCCATTCCCTTGCCGGCGATGATGGGCGTCTACAAGGCCGAGGAATGGGATGGCTATGGGCTGCTGACGATCGACAGCGCCCTGATCTATTCGATCGTAGATGTGCTTCTCGGCGGCCGGCGGGGGACGACGATTCTGCGGGTCGAGGGGCGCCCCTATACGACGATTGAGCGGGAGTTGGTCCAGCGCATGGTCTCCATTGTGCTGGCGGATTTGGGCGCCGCTTTCGAGCCTTTGAATCCAGTCACTTTTCAATTCGAACGGCTGGAAACCAATCCCCGATTCGCCACAATCTGCCGCAATTCCAACGCCGCCATTCTGGCGGTTCTCCGCGTGGATATGGAGGACCGCGGCGGGCAGATGGAACTCGTCATGCCCTATGCGACGCTGGAACCGATACGCGAACTGCTTCTGCAAATGTTTCTCGGCGAGAAATTTGGGCGTGACACGATCTGGGAGGAACACCTTGCCGGCGAATTATGGCGCACGGACGTGCAAATCGAGGCGGTCTTGGATGAAATCCAGCTTTCCTTGAGGGACGTCCTAAACCTGAAGGTCGGCGAGCAGATTCTTCTGAATGCGACTCCGGAAAGCAACGTGCGGGTGCGGTGCGGGGACGTCCAGCTCTTTGATGGAAAGATCGGTCGCAAGGGCGGCCACATCGCCGTTCAGATCGGCGCCTCCAAAATCCTGAAAAACAACGTTCACGCAAATGGAGAGAAAAATTGA
- a CDS encoding DUF6468 domain-containing protein: MTISLLLDGFLILLLGATLVYAARLSRRLSGLRKDREVLEKVLSDFSAATQRAEESVYRLKTIADVSSKELQRQTDLARSLRDDLAFLSDRGEIIADRLTDSVRSGGKGKAGETAEMKIKPVTSVPGHRLPRGQMRSKAERELIEALQAVR, encoded by the coding sequence TTGACGATTTCCCTGTTACTTGACGGGTTTCTGATCCTCCTCCTTGGCGCGACTCTTGTGTACGCCGCTCGGCTGAGCCGACGTTTGTCCGGGCTACGGAAGGATAGAGAAGTTCTCGAGAAGGTGCTTTCCGACTTTAGCGCCGCCACGCAACGGGCAGAGGAAAGCGTATACCGTCTCAAGACGATTGCTGACGTGTCGTCGAAGGAACTGCAACGGCAGACAGATCTTGCGCGCTCCTTACGAGATGATCTCGCTTTTTTGAGCGATCGCGGCGAAATTATCGCCGACCGCCTGACCGATTCGGTGCGGTCCGGCGGCAAAGGCAAGGCCGGCGAAACGGCGGAGATGAAGATAAAGCCCGTTACCTCGGTGCCTGGGCATCGCCTGCCGCGTGGCCAGATGAGATCCAAGGCCGAGCGGGAATTAATCGAAGCCCTTCAAGCCGTTCGTTAG
- a CDS encoding response regulator, which translates to MAIDRNMRILIVDDYKTMLRIIRNLLKQLSFNNIEDAMDGGGALQKLREKEFGLVISDWNMEPMTGLELLKEVRADDKLKKIPFIMITAESKTENVIVAKKAGVSNYIVKPFNAETLKSKLVSVFGEF; encoded by the coding sequence ATGGCCATCGACAGGAACATGCGCATCCTGATTGTGGATGACTATAAAACCATGCTCCGAATCATACGCAATCTTCTGAAGCAGCTTAGTTTTAATAATATCGAAGATGCGATGGACGGAGGTGGCGCCCTGCAGAAATTGCGAGAAAAGGAATTCGGTCTGGTCATCTCCGATTGGAACATGGAGCCAATGACGGGGTTGGAGCTGTTGAAGGAGGTGCGCGCCGACGACAAGCTCAAAAAAATTCCCTTCATTATGATCACAGCGGAGAGCAAGACCGAGAACGTCATCGTTGCGAAGAAGGCGGGTGTTTCAAACTACATCGTGAAGCCTTTCAACGCGGAAACCCTGAAAAGCAAACTCGTCAGCGTGTTTGGCGAGTTCTAG
- a CDS encoding protein phosphatase CheZ — MTKNIRVASQKTTDSGRTDEIVRVVESTVKAMQDNPSGFAEKLYREFESLAGFIQKARTEVASLCPEEIRAKHIPSATDELDAIVTATERATGEILDSTEKIEAVFGKVNDEVREALNSAVTNIYEACSFQDITGQRVSKIVTTLKQIEEKLQGLADVFSGHLPISTTEQKTAPREDPMDEKALLHGPQLPGAAKSQEEIDALLQNLD, encoded by the coding sequence ATGACGAAAAACATACGGGTAGCCTCTCAAAAGACGACCGATTCAGGTCGGACGGATGAGATCGTCCGAGTCGTGGAATCCACCGTCAAAGCAATGCAAGATAACCCATCCGGGTTTGCGGAGAAGCTGTATCGCGAATTCGAATCTCTAGCCGGTTTTATTCAGAAAGCAAGGACAGAAGTCGCCTCTCTTTGCCCGGAAGAAATTCGCGCCAAGCATATCCCCTCGGCGACGGACGAGCTGGACGCGATTGTGACGGCGACAGAGCGCGCGACGGGCGAGATTCTCGATTCGACGGAAAAGATCGAGGCCGTTTTTGGAAAAGTGAACGACGAGGTTCGGGAAGCATTGAACAGCGCGGTCACGAACATCTACGAGGCGTGCAGCTTCCAGGACATCACCGGCCAACGTGTCAGCAAGATCGTCACGACTCTCAAGCAGATCGAGGAAAAACTCCAAGGGCTGGCCGACGTTTTTAGCGGACATCTGCCGATTTCAACGACGGAACAAAAAACAGCGCCGCGCGAGGACCCGATGGACGAGAAGGCCCTGCTGCACGGGCCTCAGCTGCCGGGTGCCGCAAAAAGCCAGGAAGAGATTGACGCCTTGCTCCAGAATCTTGATTAG
- a CDS encoding flagellar motor protein MotB — MDALEGLKPKQQNDPSIVLFVGLYLLLLAFFVLLNVMSTIDQQRVRMVIDSLSTTFRSDFGPLASKPVYSSASEAPLVSNQFLSDIEQLLENAMPVDQVDVLVYGDMLEILLEADTLFVPGNAEIRPEHADLVRRLQEVVVSGLAGLGYNMGILMSSPPIPRHALAAGQTLEMARTGTLARRMVEYGARPSTIYTAIETVKPGQLRLLFRIIGEGDGEILFRQSADTDKGG, encoded by the coding sequence ATGGATGCCTTGGAGGGACTCAAGCCAAAACAACAAAACGACCCGAGCATCGTTCTGTTCGTGGGTCTCTATCTATTACTGCTGGCCTTCTTCGTTCTGCTGAACGTCATGTCCACGATCGATCAGCAACGCGTGCGCATGGTAATCGACAGCCTTTCCACGACCTTCCGCTCGGATTTTGGGCCACTCGCATCGAAACCCGTCTACAGTTCTGCTTCGGAGGCGCCCCTCGTTTCGAACCAGTTTCTGAGCGACATTGAGCAGTTGCTCGAGAACGCCATGCCGGTAGACCAGGTTGATGTCCTCGTCTATGGGGACATGTTGGAAATTCTACTCGAAGCCGACACGCTGTTCGTTCCCGGCAATGCCGAGATCCGGCCGGAACACGCGGATCTTGTTCGCCGGCTTCAGGAAGTCGTGGTCTCTGGTTTGGCGGGCCTTGGTTACAACATGGGAATCCTGATGAGCAGTCCGCCCATTCCCAGGCATGCCCTGGCTGCTGGGCAGACACTCGAAATGGCGCGCACGGGCACACTTGCGCGGCGCATGGTCGAATACGGCGCCCGGCCCAGCACAATATACACCGCCATTGAAACGGTTAAGCCAGGTCAGTTGCGGTTGCTTTTCCGAATTATCGGAGAAGGCGATGGCGAGATTTTGTTTCGGCAATCGGCCGACACGGATAAGGGCGGATAG
- a CDS encoding flagellar motor protein MotB, whose translation MDDASFSVEPPKQPNVAWMLTFADMVSLLLTFFVMLFSMSTLASEKWEDVVRALEQSLNPGRQTLHVEPTSSHDIRNVHVERTTDLGYLGTVLREQMVKDPTLSRGFITEREKYLLISLPSDILFNRGTAEITRSSSQALFILGGVLQNLHNQIDVVGHADPIPTVGTRFTSNWELSLARSIAVAAELRRFGYRKEIVAYGQGDAEFTNLTLAISDSQRYEMARRVDIIIRDSKGGT comes from the coding sequence ATGGACGACGCATCCTTTTCCGTAGAACCACCGAAGCAGCCGAACGTCGCCTGGATGCTGACATTCGCGGATATGGTTTCGCTGCTGCTGACGTTTTTCGTCATGCTGTTCTCGATGTCCACCCTCGCATCGGAAAAGTGGGAGGACGTCGTCCGTGCCCTGGAACAAAGCCTTAACCCGGGCCGCCAAACCCTCCATGTGGAGCCCACGTCTTCTCACGATATCCGGAATGTGCATGTCGAGCGGACGACGGACCTGGGTTATCTAGGGACCGTCCTGCGCGAGCAAATGGTCAAGGACCCGACGCTTTCCCGAGGCTTTATCACGGAGCGCGAGAAGTATCTCTTGATTTCCCTGCCGAGCGACATCCTTTTCAACCGCGGAACGGCGGAGATTACCCGTTCCTCCAGCCAGGCACTCTTTATCCTTGGCGGCGTCCTCCAGAACTTGCACAACCAGATTGATGTCGTCGGTCACGCCGATCCCATTCCAACGGTAGGCACGCGCTTTACCTCGAATTGGGAGCTTTCGCTTGCGCGTTCGATCGCCGTCGCGGCAGAACTCCGGCGCTTCGGTTATCGCAAAGAGATCGTCGCTTACGGTCAAGGGGACGCGGAATTTACAAACCTTACCTTGGCGATTTCCGATAGCCAACGGTATGAGATGGCGCGGCGGGTGGATATCATCATTCGCGATTCGAAGGGCGGGACTTAG